Proteins from one Cryptomeria japonica chromosome 4, Sugi_1.0, whole genome shotgun sequence genomic window:
- the LOC131874850 gene encoding uncharacterized protein LOC131874850 yields MTLADEVYAHIDLQNYKHCRIHMEQNCSKNDLKVLQEQILNGLFHQNVKLTDCHQGQGMIWSFFKKNLDQPLFLYIDNALNRADLKQLLPAELGSCLPPKSRILLTTRNLWETDIFVAWNIQRRQYLVSPLPSTEARKLLLKNVPEYNDERNIDALLKLCGGIPLLLEIIGSQLAISSRNINNNIALELLREGKVVEEEDISDRMVDFVYHRLLPPVKEAFLDITSLFCYWPSE; encoded by the coding sequence ATGACACTCGCTGATGAAGTCTATGCCCACATTGACCTCCAAAATTATAAACATTGCAGAATTCACATGGAACAAAATTGTAGTAAGAATGATCTTAAAGTCCTTCAAGAACAGATTTTGAATGGATTGTTCCACCAGAATGTGAAATTGACAGACTGTCACCAAGGTCAGGGAATGATCTGGTCTTTCTTCAAAAAGAATCTTGATCAGCCTCTGTTTCTATACATTGACAATGCTCTGAATAGAGCAGATCTGAAACAACTTCTACCTGCAGAGTTGGGCAGCTGCCTTCCACCCAAGAGCAGAATACTTCTGACTACCCGAAATCTCTGGGAGACAGATATATTTGTTGCTTGGAATATCCAACGCCGACAATACCTTGTGAGTCCTCTTCCATCAACAGAGGCaagaaagcttttgttgaagaatGTTCCAGAGTACAATGATGAAAGGAACATAGATGCTCTGCTCAAGCTTTGTGGTGGCATTCCGCTTCTGCTGGAAATAATTGGCTCGCAACTGGCCATCAGTAGCAGAAACATAAATAATAATATAGCATTAGAGTTGCTTAGAGAAGGGAAGGTGGTGGAAGAGGAAGATATAAGTGACAGAATGGTTGATTTTGTATACCATAGATTGTTACCTCCTGTTAAAGAAGCTTTTCTGGATATCACGTCCTTGTTTTGTTATTGGCCAAGTGAATAA